In Blastococcus saxobsidens DD2, the genomic stretch CGGACACGGTTCGCTGGTTCGCCGAGCACGGCGGAACCGAAGCCGTCGAGCGGGTGAGCACCGGGTCGTCGCACCTGCGGTACCTGGGCGAGGACGACACGGTGGTCTACGACGTGCCGTCGTCCTGGCGCTTCACCTCGTGGACGGCGACGTACCGGGCGCTGCTCGGCGACTTCGGCACCGACCGCTACCACCTGGGCGAGCACGTCGCAGGGCTGAGCCAGGACGACGGCGGCGTGACCCTGCGCTTCGTCACCGGACGCGAGGAACGCGCGGACCTGGTCGTCTTCGCCGACGGGATCTCCTCGACCGGCCGCCGCCGGCTGCTGCCCGAGGTCGCGCCTCGCTACTCCGGCTACGTGGGATGGCGGGGAACGGTGCTCGAGTCGGAGGTCAGCCCGCGCACCCATGAGCTCCTGCACGACTCGCTGGCGTACGCGACGGCGCCCGGAACGCACATCGTGATGTACCCGATCCCCGGCCGCGACGGAGGGCTGCGCGTGGGCTCTCGGGACCTCAACTACGTCTGGTACCGCAACGTCGCCGAGGGGCCGGAGCTCGACGAGATGCTGACGGACAAGCGCGGGTTCCCCTGCCCGGTCTCCGTGCACCCGGGGCTGGTCCAGGATCGCTACGTCGAGGAGTTGCGCGCGGCGGCACGGGAACTCCTGCCGCCCGCGGCGGCCGAGCTCGTCCTGCGCACCGAGCAGCCGTTCATCCAGCCGGTCCTGGACATCGAGGTCCCGCGCATGGCCTTCGGGCGGGTCTGTCTCATCGGGGACGCCGCGTTCGCGGCCCGCCCGCACGCCGCGGCCGGCACGGCCAAGGCGGCCGCAGACGCCTGGGCACTCGCGGACGCGATGCGCAGCACGGACGGCGACGTGGTCACAGCGCTCCAGAAGTGGGAGCCCGGTCGCCTCGAGCTGGGACGCAGCCTGGTGAAGCGGGTGGGCCGGATGGGGCGGCACTACCAGGTCGACAGCGACGCCGACCCCGCCGACCTCAACCTGCGCTTTGGCCTCTACGGCCCCGACCGCTGAGGGTCGGCCCGGGCACGACTGGACACGACAGGAAGAGGACGACGATGACGCCGCCGGCTCGGGAGAGCGCCGTCGCGGACCGGATGGCGGCCGCGGCGCGCGCCTGGCTGGCCGGCCTCGACGACGCTCAGCGGGCGCAGGCCGCGTGGCCGTGGGAGGACGGCGGAGAGCGGCTGCGCTGGTTCTACACGCCCACCGACCACGGCGGGCTGGCCCTGCGCGACATGCGGCCGGCGCAGCAGAGCCTGGCCATGCAGCTCGTCGCCACGGGGCTGTCTCGCGCGGGCTACGTCACCGTGTCGACGATCATGGGACTGGAGAACGTTCTCGACGAGCTGGAGGGGTGGCAGGTCGACTGGGGCCGCGAGCGCGGGCGCGACCCTCAGCTGTACTGGCTCCGAGTCTTCGGCGAGCCGGGGGATCACGGCACGTGGTCGTGGCGCTTCGGCGGACATCACATCTCGCTCAATGTCCTCGTCGTGGACGGCGAGGTGCAGGCGAGCACGCCGTGCTTCCTGGGCGCGGATCCCGCGGAGTCGCCCCTCCTGGGCCCGCACCTGCTGCGGCCGCTCGGGGGCGCCGAGGATCTGGCCCGCGAGCTGGTGCGCTCCCTCGACGAGTCCCAGGCCGAGCGCGCCCTGCTCACCGGCACTGCCCCCGTCGACATCGTCGGGGGCAATCGACCGCGCATCGGCGACGGCGACCGGCTCCTGCCGCTCCCGGACGTCTGGCGGGGTGTCTTCTCCGAGCCGCGCCTCGCGGAGCGGGTCGAGGCCATGCACCGCGGTGCCGAGGAGAAGGCCGGAGTGCGACCGCAGGATCACGATGCCGTCCGACTCACCGCACGGCCGAAGGGGGTCGCGGCGGCTGATCTCTCGCGGGCCCAGCAGGAGCAGCTGCGCGCGCTCCTGGACGTCTACCTCGGGCGACTTCCCGAGGAGCTCGCGGAACGGGAGGCGGCCAAGTTCGCTGGCGACCGGCTCGGGCAGGTGCACTTCGCGTGGGCCGGGGGTACCGAGCGGCACCAGCCGCACTACTACCGGATGCAGGGGCCCCGACTGCTGGTCGAGTACGACAACACCCAGCGCGACGTGAACCACGTCCACTCGGTCTGGCGCGACCCGGAGGGCGACTTCGGGTTCGACGCCCTGCGCCTGCATCTGCAGAACGCGCACGCGTGACGCGGCCGACCGTGGCGGTGCGGTCGGGCGGCACCCTGGCAGCGGGTTGCCTGGTCGGCGGCGCGGCGGGGTGGTCGTTGACGGCGGCCGGTGCCGGCGCCACCGGGCTGGAGGCCGGGTACGGGGTCGATCTCGTCGTCATCGGGCTCTTCACCACCGCGATGGCCATCCCCTATGCCCTGCTCCAGCTGCCCGCCGGGGCGCTGGTCGATCGCTGGGGGGCGCGACGGGCAGGCCTGCTCGGGCTGGCGTTGATGATCGCCGCCTACCTGGCTGCGCTCACCGTGCCACACACGGGGCTGGCCATGGCCGCCCGAGCGGTCGTCGGCGCGGGCGGCGCGATCTGCTTCTCGGCCGGTGCCGACCTGGCGCGCCAGTCCCGGACGGGTCCGCTCGGGCTGGGGCTCTTCGGCGGGGTCGCGATCGGCGCCGGCGGCGCCGCGGTCCTGGTCGTCCCCCTCCTGGACGTCGTGCTGGGTTGGCGCTCGGCGTGGGCGACGGGTGCGGCGGCGGCGCTGCTGGCAGCCGGAGCGGTCGCGCTCGCGCTCGCAACGACCACCGCCCCGGTCACACTCTCCGCGGAGCGGCCCCGCCTCCGCGGCGGCGCCTCGGTGCTCCGCGACGGTCAGCTGCACCGGCTGGCCGCTGTCCACGCGGTCACGCTGGGGCTCGGCGTGGTGCTCAGCAACTGGGTGGCCGTCGTCTTCGAGCGCGTGTGGGGGCTGCCCACCGGGGTGGCGGCCACGCTCGGTTCTCTGGTCCTGCTGCTGGCGATCGTCAGCCGCCCGCTCGGCGGCTACCTCGCCCGGCGCCACCCGGCGAGCATCCGGCCGCTGGTCGTTGGCGCACTGGTGGCCTCGGCCGCGGCGACGGCCGCGCTGGCCTGGCCGTCCGGCGTCGTCGTCGCGGGGTTGGCGGTGGGCGTGCTCGGCATGGCGTCCGGCCTCCCGTTCGCCGCGGTGATGGCAGCCGCCCAGACCCGGCGCGCCGATCGGCCTGCTGCAGCAGTGGGCCTGATGAACGCGCAGGCCAATCTGCTCGTGCTGCTCGGGGCCCCGTTGCTCGGTGCCGCGATCCAGCACACGAGCAGCACCGCCGGGCTGCTCGTGGTCGCCGCCCTGTGGCTGGTGCCCCTCCTCACCCCGTCGGAGGCCCTGGGCCGCCGGGTTCACCCGGAGCACTGAGCGGCGAGCCCCTCCGGTCAGGTCCTGTGAGGCGGTGGGATGGCGGCGGAGAACGCCAGCACGTCGTCGACCATCAGCGCCACCTTCACCTGCGTCAGAGACTCGACGTCGGAGAGCGAGAGGCCGAGCAGATCCTCGGCTCGGCGGATCCGCAATCCCACGGTGTTCGGATGGACGTAGAGCGCCGCCGCGGTCGCGGCAGTGCTCAGGTCGTGGCGCAGATGAGTGACCACGGTCTCGAGCAACGCGGTGCCCCGGGCGGTGTCGTGCTCGCGGAGAGGGCGCAGCAGTTCATCGGTGAAGCGCGCCAGTTCCCGGGTGTCCTCGAGTTGCAGGAGCAGCCCGTAGACCCCGAGGTCGGCCAGCGTCACGGTCACGTCCCGGCGTCCGCGGAGGCGGGAGAGCTCGACCGCCCCCCGGCCCAGCCGGAAAGCCGCAGCGTGGTCCTGCAGGCTGGTGCAGGGGCGGACGACGGCAACCGACGCGGTCGCGCCGCGGGCTTGAGCGCGGATCGCGCGGCGCATGGCGTCGGCGCCTGTCACGCAGGCCGTGAGGTCCCCGTCGGCCACCGGCCAGAGCGCGACGACGTAGTCCCCGACGGCGGACACCAGCGGCCGGGGACGGATCGCGGCCGACACGGAGCGGGCGGCACCCAGCGCGGCCTGGACGTCGTCGTGACGCTCGGGATCGATCTT encodes the following:
- a CDS encoding FAD-dependent monooxygenase — its product is MTNWNQQRAIVVGGSMGGLTAALLLSDLGFGVDVFERSPEPLEGRGAGIVVQPDTVRWFAEHGGTEAVERVSTGSSHLRYLGEDDTVVYDVPSSWRFTSWTATYRALLGDFGTDRYHLGEHVAGLSQDDGGVTLRFVTGREERADLVVFADGISSTGRRRLLPEVAPRYSGYVGWRGTVLESEVSPRTHELLHDSLAYATAPGTHIVMYPIPGRDGGLRVGSRDLNYVWYRNVAEGPELDEMLTDKRGFPCPVSVHPGLVQDRYVEELRAAARELLPPAAAELVLRTEQPFIQPVLDIEVPRMAFGRVCLIGDAAFAARPHAAAGTAKAAADAWALADAMRSTDGDVVTALQKWEPGRLELGRSLVKRVGRMGRHYQVDSDADPADLNLRFGLYGPDR
- a CDS encoding DUF3500 domain-containing protein, producing MTPPARESAVADRMAAAARAWLAGLDDAQRAQAAWPWEDGGERLRWFYTPTDHGGLALRDMRPAQQSLAMQLVATGLSRAGYVTVSTIMGLENVLDELEGWQVDWGRERGRDPQLYWLRVFGEPGDHGTWSWRFGGHHISLNVLVVDGEVQASTPCFLGADPAESPLLGPHLLRPLGGAEDLARELVRSLDESQAERALLTGTAPVDIVGGNRPRIGDGDRLLPLPDVWRGVFSEPRLAERVEAMHRGAEEKAGVRPQDHDAVRLTARPKGVAAADLSRAQQEQLRALLDVYLGRLPEELAEREAAKFAGDRLGQVHFAWAGGTERHQPHYYRMQGPRLLVEYDNTQRDVNHVHSVWRDPEGDFGFDALRLHLQNAHA
- a CDS encoding MFS transporter, which produces MTRPTVAVRSGGTLAAGCLVGGAAGWSLTAAGAGATGLEAGYGVDLVVIGLFTTAMAIPYALLQLPAGALVDRWGARRAGLLGLALMIAAYLAALTVPHTGLAMAARAVVGAGGAICFSAGADLARQSRTGPLGLGLFGGVAIGAGGAAVLVVPLLDVVLGWRSAWATGAAAALLAAGAVALALATTTAPVTLSAERPRLRGGASVLRDGQLHRLAAVHAVTLGLGVVLSNWVAVVFERVWGLPTGVAATLGSLVLLLAIVSRPLGGYLARRHPASIRPLVVGALVASAAATAALAWPSGVVVAGLAVGVLGMASGLPFAAVMAAAQTRRADRPAAAVGLMNAQANLLVLLGAPLLGAAIQHTSSTAGLLVVAALWLVPLLTPSEALGRRVHPEH